The following are from one region of the Carnobacterium gallinarum DSM 4847 genome:
- a CDS encoding beta-ketoacyl-ACP synthase III: protein METRIVSTGSYVPKKQVSNEMLESLMDTSDEWIKTRTGIAQRHLSAETENTSVLCGKAAEKMLAKAGITASEIDLIIVATMTPDYLSPSTACLVQDYIGANQVMAFDISAACSGFVYALSVAEKMMKSGNFRYSLVLGGEVMSKVLDWQDRGTAVLFGDGAGGVLLKAEPNEKGLILAEDIHSDGSRGMALTVGALPVVNPYQEPPASLEQQLEMEGRKIFDFAIRSVPKSIKQVVENAGLELEDIDFILPHQANYRIVEAIAKKLKLPMTKFKTNMDKYGNTSAASIGILFDELVASGELQLGSGQKVILTGFGGGLTWGSTLIQL, encoded by the coding sequence ATGGAAACAAGAATTGTTAGTACTGGGAGTTATGTTCCAAAAAAACAGGTTTCCAATGAGATGCTGGAAAGTTTAATGGATACTAGTGATGAATGGATTAAAACGCGAACTGGAATCGCACAAAGACATCTATCGGCAGAAACAGAGAACACTTCCGTTCTTTGTGGTAAAGCAGCTGAAAAGATGTTAGCGAAGGCTGGTATAACTGCATCAGAGATTGATTTAATTATTGTCGCAACCATGACACCAGATTACTTAAGTCCATCAACAGCTTGTCTGGTTCAAGACTACATTGGAGCTAACCAAGTGATGGCTTTTGATATAAGTGCTGCTTGTTCAGGGTTTGTCTATGCTTTATCAGTTGCTGAAAAAATGATGAAAAGCGGCAATTTTCGCTATAGCCTTGTTTTAGGTGGCGAAGTTATGTCTAAAGTATTAGACTGGCAAGACCGTGGAACCGCCGTTCTTTTTGGTGATGGAGCAGGAGGCGTGCTGTTAAAAGCAGAACCTAATGAAAAAGGATTGATTTTAGCTGAAGATATTCATTCTGATGGAAGTCGAGGAATGGCGTTAACGGTTGGTGCTTTACCTGTTGTTAATCCCTACCAAGAACCACCAGCATCTTTAGAACAACAATTAGAAATGGAAGGTCGGAAAATTTTCGATTTTGCCATTCGCAGTGTACCAAAAAGTATTAAACAAGTTGTGGAAAATGCAGGGTTAGAGTTAGAGGATATTGATTTCATTTTACCTCATCAAGCCAACTATCGGATTGTGGAAGCAATTGCGAAGAAACTGAAATTACCAATGACGAAATTTAAAACGAATATGGATAAATACGGCAATACATCTGCTGCCAGTATTGGAATTTTATTTGATGAGCTAGTAGCATCAGGAGAATTACAATTAGGAAGCGGTCAAAAAGTTATTTTGACTGGTTTTGGTGGAGGCCTTACATGGGGTTCTACTTTAATTCAGTTGTAA
- a CDS encoding MarR family winged helix-turn-helix transcriptional regulator codes for MPDSFETINDYLVNVFNEILTIEETALQNSSFEDLSIKEMHTVEAIGMYQRRTTTEVAKMLRVTVGTLTVAVNNLVRKGYVERIRSENDRRVVKLGLTKRGRLLYRLHDKFHKEMVKETIEDMQPEEIAVLIKGLRNLHGFLDKTQKKLKEQG; via the coding sequence TTGCCAGACTCATTTGAAACAATTAACGATTATCTAGTCAATGTGTTTAACGAAATACTGACAATTGAAGAAACTGCCCTACAAAATAGTAGTTTTGAAGATCTCTCAATTAAAGAGATGCATACAGTTGAAGCAATTGGAATGTATCAACGACGAACAACTACAGAAGTCGCTAAGATGCTTCGAGTTACAGTTGGTACATTAACGGTTGCGGTAAACAATCTAGTACGTAAAGGGTATGTTGAACGTATCCGAAGCGAGAATGATCGACGAGTTGTAAAACTAGGACTAACCAAACGAGGACGTTTATTGTACCGTCTGCATGATAAATTTCATAAAGAAATGGTAAAAGAAACAATAGAAGATATGCAACCAGAAGAAATCGCAGTCTTAATTAAAGGCTTGAGGAACTTACATGGTTTCTTAGATAAAACACAAAAAAAATTGAAAGAACAGGGCTGA
- the fabD gene encoding ACP S-malonyltransferase, with translation MKIAFVYSGQGAQYQGMGQDLYESNQIVRDVFDSASEALDLDMVALCFEENNQLNETTFTQPAILTVSMAIDAILKENGIEPEVVAGLSLGEYSALVKSGALDFREAVQLVKQRGQFMTEAVPSGVGAMSAIMGLDREIVEAVCTEVEASGVGVVTPANYNMPGQIVIAGIKAAVEEAGERLSQKGAKRVIPLQVSGPFHTALLEPASKQLAQALETVSVHEPKLPVVSNTEAKVIKNQTEITPLLVRQVMSPVLWEDSVRTMIDELGVTTFIEVGPGKALSSFIKKIDRSVTILNVENQKSLEKTLEKLKAE, from the coding sequence ATGAAGATTGCTTTTGTATATAGTGGACAAGGTGCTCAGTATCAAGGCATGGGGCAAGATCTTTATGAATCAAATCAAATCGTACGAGATGTATTTGATTCTGCTAGTGAAGCGCTTGATCTAGATATGGTAGCATTATGCTTTGAAGAGAATAATCAATTAAATGAAACAACTTTTACTCAACCAGCTATTTTGACAGTTAGTATGGCGATTGATGCTATATTGAAGGAGAACGGAATTGAGCCAGAAGTTGTAGCGGGCCTAAGCTTAGGAGAATATAGCGCTTTAGTGAAATCTGGTGCGTTAGACTTTCGTGAGGCTGTTCAATTAGTGAAGCAACGTGGTCAGTTCATGACAGAAGCGGTGCCTTCAGGTGTAGGTGCTATGAGTGCAATTATGGGGTTAGATCGTGAGATTGTTGAAGCAGTCTGTACGGAGGTTGAAGCAAGCGGTGTTGGTGTTGTTACACCAGCTAATTATAACATGCCTGGACAAATTGTTATTGCTGGAATTAAAGCTGCAGTAGAAGAAGCTGGGGAACGTTTAAGTCAAAAAGGTGCTAAAAGAGTGATTCCATTGCAAGTAAGTGGTCCGTTCCATACGGCTTTATTAGAACCTGCTTCAAAACAATTAGCACAAGCATTAGAAACCGTATCGGTTCATGAACCTAAACTTCCAGTTGTTAGCAATACTGAAGCGAAAGTAATCAAGAATCAAACCGAGATTACACCGTTATTAGTACGTCAGGTGATGTCACCCGTGCTTTGGGAAGATAGCGTTCGTACAATGATTGATGAGCTAGGAGTAACAACCTTTATTGAAGTCGGACCAGGTAAAGCTTTAAGTAGTTTTATTAAGAAGATTGATCGTTCTGTAACGATTTTAAATGTTGAAAATCAAAAATCCCTAGAAAAAACCTTAGAAAAATTAAAAGCTGAATAA
- a CDS encoding ABC transporter permease: MFLAWREIKHSKLRYALISLIMIMIIWLVLFVTGLANGLASDNASAIKESPATYYVLEKDSDNRIARSTITEEQWQDMQTVYGKKAVPFSTRMSTISLEKGTEKTDIAYFLLEPDSFQKPTLSSGKFAKENTNEIVVDQKLARNGYKLGDIIEDTTTNSQFKISGFTKNQTYSHSGVVFLSPTQWKEINPVSSKNNTTYNTVALSISENEAEKFNQKELTIAPKNEIVQNIPGYSEEQGSLTMMIVFLYIIAAFVLTVFFYVITLQKMDQFGMLKALGAKTSYLAKSLLTQIGLLSILSLIIGNGLTYGVAAILPESMPFKLSPLTAVLSSLLFLAVTLIGSVLSLYKVAKVDAIEAIGGNN; the protein is encoded by the coding sequence ATGTTTTTAGCATGGCGTGAAATCAAGCATTCAAAACTTAGATATGCTTTGATTAGTTTGATTATGATCATGATTATTTGGTTGGTGCTTTTTGTAACGGGTTTAGCAAATGGTTTAGCTAGTGACAATGCATCCGCAATTAAAGAAAGTCCTGCTACTTATTACGTTTTAGAAAAAGATTCTGATAATCGGATAGCTCGTTCAACAATTACAGAAGAACAATGGCAAGATATGCAAACAGTATACGGAAAGAAAGCTGTCCCCTTCAGTACTCGAATGAGTACAATTAGCTTAGAAAAGGGAACAGAAAAAACGGATATTGCTTATTTCCTATTAGAACCAGATAGTTTTCAAAAACCAACACTAAGTTCTGGAAAATTTGCAAAAGAGAATACAAATGAAATTGTTGTCGATCAAAAATTAGCTCGAAATGGCTATAAATTAGGGGACATCATTGAAGATACAACAACCAATAGTCAATTTAAAATTAGTGGTTTTACTAAAAATCAAACATATAGTCATAGTGGTGTTGTTTTCTTATCTCCAACACAATGGAAAGAAATCAATCCTGTTTCTAGCAAAAATAACACAACCTACAATACAGTTGCCTTATCTATTTCAGAAAATGAAGCTGAAAAATTCAACCAAAAAGAGTTAACTATTGCACCTAAAAATGAGATTGTTCAGAATATCCCTGGTTACTCTGAAGAACAGGGATCTCTAACAATGATGATTGTCTTCCTATATATTATTGCTGCTTTTGTCTTAACAGTCTTTTTTTACGTTATTACTTTGCAAAAAATGGATCAATTTGGCATGTTAAAAGCATTAGGAGCAAAAACTAGTTATTTAGCTAAAAGCTTACTGACACAGATCGGCTTGCTTTCTATTCTTAGCTTAATTATCGGAAACGGACTAACTTATGGTGTTGCCGCTATTCTTCCAGAATCAATGCCATTTAAATTAAGTCCTTTAACTGCTGTGTTATCGTCACTACTGTTTCTAGCAGTGACATTAATTGGTTCGGTTCTATCTCTTTATAAAGTAGCAAAAGTCGATGCAATCGAAGCAATTGGAGGGAATAACTAA
- a CDS encoding response regulator transcription factor, producing the protein MKTILIADDDPHINQMLQQFLSSEGYHVLVAHNGQEAIDMSENNTISLAILDVMMPEKNGFQVCRKIRENQTIPVILLTAKGEMVDKEQGFQAGTDDYITKPFELKELLFRMNALFRRYQIPNQAIIDIGNLKIDTKNYLVTLEEKELYLPLKEFQVLLKLASYPKKIFTRDELIESIWGLDYEGNDRTVDVHIKRLRQHLTKESSIAITTVRGIGYRLEELE; encoded by the coding sequence ATGAAAACAATTTTAATTGCTGATGATGATCCACATATCAATCAAATGCTCCAACAATTTTTAAGCTCTGAGGGCTATCATGTTCTAGTCGCACATAATGGTCAAGAGGCCATTGATATGAGTGAAAACAACACCATTTCATTAGCTATTTTAGATGTGATGATGCCAGAAAAAAATGGTTTTCAAGTTTGCCGAAAAATCCGAGAAAATCAAACAATTCCAGTTATTTTGCTAACTGCAAAGGGTGAAATGGTTGATAAGGAACAAGGTTTTCAGGCTGGAACGGACGACTACATTACAAAACCTTTTGAATTAAAGGAACTTCTTTTCAGAATGAATGCTTTATTCAGACGCTATCAAATTCCAAATCAAGCCATTATTGATATTGGCAATTTAAAAATTGATACTAAAAATTATTTAGTTACATTAGAAGAAAAAGAACTTTACTTACCTTTGAAAGAGTTTCAAGTTCTTTTAAAATTAGCCTCTTACCCTAAAAAAATATTTACTCGTGATGAGCTAATTGAATCCATCTGGGGATTAGATTATGAAGGGAACGATCGTACGGTTGATGTTCATATTAAAAGATTGCGTCAACATCTAACCAAGGAGAGTTCCATTGCTATTACAACTGTTCGGGGCATTGGATATCGTTTGGAGGAATTAGAATGA
- a CDS encoding DUF2187 domain-containing protein has translation MEIKITDEIQSVVEIELRKGASKSRIATLLGVNYDEALVIIDAVKESFRPDVGDEIRFTFRDEQMAGVIQKLLTNSAVVEIFWDKSSSIMKDVCEDKTIVNFKDIIEVTNLNVNS, from the coding sequence ATGGAAATTAAAATAACCGATGAGATTCAGTCCGTTGTGGAGATTGAACTTAGAAAAGGTGCTAGTAAGTCAAGAATTGCAACACTTTTAGGTGTGAATTATGATGAGGCCTTGGTTATCATTGATGCTGTAAAAGAGTCTTTTAGACCAGATGTTGGAGATGAGATTCGCTTTACATTTCGAGATGAACAAATGGCTGGTGTTATTCAAAAATTATTAACCAATAGTGCCGTTGTTGAAATCTTTTGGGATAAATCATCTTCAATTATGAAAGACGTTTGCGAAGATAAAACAATTGTTAATTTTAAAGATATTATTGAAGTTACTAATTTAAATGTTAATTCATAA
- a CDS encoding sensor histidine kinase — translation MKSLHKLIVGTTFLVMIISFLAAFLISNIYYQFALKPVNDAKVTKVAEEVQDYFKHNASIDMDDYLTHISNLGYEIYSVSSTGNQNAYGDSFRKKELPSTTVDGVLNGTTYHGIAEFPKSLFITGFFDNDIRNTIGIPIQNGTITYAVFIRPDPAQQFGELRIFFALLLLLTITIGFCLIFLGSHFIVTPIKNLTHATQKFTNNPSEIIKTTRRKDEIGQLTNSFATMATEISKAEQARQEFVANVSHEIQTPLTSIQGYSTFLKDNTLTQEQRLNYLTIIESETARLSDLTKQLLTLAYLDNESQLTEGKKVDITKQIRQFIQFTQWKWQAKNIYLVTNLQPAFVTGNENFLYQIWQNLLTNAIRYTPDDGEIIIQLIEDNENYLISFFNSGAGIDDDVLPHLFDRFYQGNPNQIQKDSGSGLGLAITKKIIQLHQGTIHIESQKNHGTTFAVTLPKTKL, via the coding sequence ATGAAAAGTTTACACAAATTAATCGTCGGCACTACTTTTTTAGTTATGATTATTAGTTTTTTAGCAGCCTTTCTTATTTCTAATATTTATTATCAATTTGCATTAAAACCCGTCAATGATGCAAAAGTTACCAAGGTTGCTGAAGAAGTTCAAGATTATTTTAAACACAATGCTTCTATAGATATGGACGATTACTTAACCCACATTTCAAATTTAGGTTATGAAATTTATAGCGTGTCTTCTACTGGCAACCAAAATGCCTATGGTGATTCATTTAGAAAAAAAGAGCTCCCTTCCACCACTGTTGATGGTGTTTTAAACGGAACGACTTATCATGGCATTGCTGAATTCCCTAAAAGCTTATTTATTACTGGTTTTTTTGATAATGACATCCGCAATACGATTGGAATTCCGATTCAAAATGGAACGATAACATACGCGGTCTTTATTCGACCAGACCCCGCTCAACAATTTGGTGAGCTACGCATCTTTTTTGCCTTACTTTTACTACTAACAATTACTATAGGCTTTTGCTTAATTTTTTTAGGCAGTCATTTTATTGTAACACCGATCAAAAACCTAACCCATGCAACACAAAAATTTACTAATAACCCATCGGAAATTATCAAAACAACTCGACGAAAAGACGAAATTGGACAGCTTACCAATTCTTTTGCCACTATGGCAACCGAAATTAGCAAAGCTGAGCAAGCTAGACAGGAATTTGTCGCAAATGTATCTCATGAAATTCAAACTCCATTAACTTCTATTCAAGGGTATTCAACTTTTTTAAAAGACAACACCTTAACACAAGAACAACGATTGAATTATCTTACAATCATTGAAAGCGAAACTGCTCGACTTTCGGATTTAACCAAACAACTCTTAACCTTGGCGTATTTGGATAATGAAAGTCAGTTGACGGAAGGAAAAAAAGTTGATATCACAAAACAAATTCGCCAGTTCATTCAATTTACTCAATGGAAGTGGCAAGCTAAAAATATTTATTTAGTTACGAATTTACAACCAGCCTTCGTAACTGGTAATGAGAATTTTCTTTATCAAATTTGGCAAAATTTATTAACAAACGCCATTCGTTATACCCCTGATGATGGTGAAATCATCATTCAGTTAATTGAAGACAACGAGAATTATTTAATTTCCTTCTTTAATAGCGGCGCTGGAATAGACGACGATGTTCTCCCTCATCTATTTGATCGTTTCTATCAAGGCAACCCAAATCAAATTCAAAAAGATTCGGGTAGCGGACTTGGTTTGGCTATTACGAAAAAAATTATTCAACTACACCAAGGAACTATCCATATTGAAAGCCAAAAAAACCACGGAACTACCTTCGCGGTTACATTGCCAAAAACTAAATTGTAA
- a CDS encoding ABC transporter ATP-binding protein translates to MEKSLVLNNVSKYYQDGSEQIEVLKNVSLEVAAGEFVAIVGPSGAGKSTFLSIAGALLSVSEGTVKIGNTDLSTLSQKQWTQLRLNKIGFIFQGGNLIPYLTVLDQLLLINELSGERKAAKKKAIKLLTELGLEHRLNQYPDKLSGGERQRVAIARALMNNPDVILADEPTASLDSERGYQVVKMIASEAHRKNKAAIMVTHDERVLDLVDRVLRIEDGQLSEI, encoded by the coding sequence ATGGAAAAAAGTTTAGTATTAAATAATGTTTCAAAATATTATCAAGATGGATCCGAACAAATTGAAGTATTAAAAAATGTTTCATTAGAAGTTGCTGCAGGTGAATTTGTCGCAATTGTCGGACCAAGCGGAGCTGGGAAAAGTACGTTTTTATCTATTGCAGGAGCATTGCTTTCAGTTTCTGAAGGAACGGTTAAAATTGGAAATACTGATTTAAGTACGTTATCACAAAAACAATGGACACAGTTACGTTTAAATAAAATCGGCTTTATTTTCCAAGGTGGAAATTTAATTCCTTATCTAACCGTTCTTGATCAACTTCTTCTAATTAACGAACTATCTGGTGAGAGAAAAGCAGCCAAAAAAAAAGCAATTAAACTTTTAACTGAGCTTGGCTTAGAACATCGCTTAAACCAATATCCAGATAAACTGTCTGGTGGGGAACGTCAAAGAGTTGCCATTGCTCGAGCGTTAATGAATAATCCTGATGTAATTCTAGCAGATGAGCCAACAGCTAGCTTAGATTCTGAACGAGGCTATCAAGTTGTTAAAATGATTGCAAGTGAAGCTCATAGAAAAAACAAAGCGGCTATTATGGTTACCCACGATGAACGTGTTTTAGACTTAGTCGATCGTGTACTACGTATCGAGGACGGACAACTTTCAGAAATATAA
- a CDS encoding acyl carrier protein: MTFEKIQAIIVDQLDKEEAEVQLTTNFREDLEADSLDLFQIINDIEDEFDIKIETEEGLNTVQDIVNFVEAELKNK, from the coding sequence ATGACATTCGAAAAAATTCAAGCAATCATCGTGGACCAACTAGATAAAGAGGAAGCAGAAGTACAATTAACAACTAATTTCCGTGAGGATTTAGAAGCAGATAGTTTAGATTTATTCCAAATCATCAATGATATTGAAGATGAATTTGATATTAAAATTGAAACAGAAGAAGGTTTAAACACTGTTCAAGATATCGTTAACTTTGTAGAAGCAGAATTAAAAAATAAATAA
- the fabK gene encoding enoyl-[acyl-carrier-protein] reductase FabK, with amino-acid sequence MQSELCEKLGITYPIIQGAMAWVANAELASAVSNAGGLGIIASGHAPEEVVREQIKQAKEKTNRPFGVNIMLLSPHVEAIVKVVCEEGVKVVTTGAGSPGRYMKLFKEHGITVIPVVASVALAKRMEKDGADAIIVEGMEAGGHIGKLTTMVLVPQIVDAVSIPVIAAGGIGDGRGMAAAFMLGASAVQLGTRFLVASECTIHQNFKDAVLKARDIDTTVTGQITGHPVRTIRNKLTRIYDQAEKEETSKEQPDFDRLEALGKGTLRLAVVEGDTKNGSMMSGQIAGLINKEQTCGEIINELMDEYQVVIKKQADALLN; translated from the coding sequence ATGCAATCAGAATTATGCGAAAAACTTGGAATTACGTATCCTATTATTCAAGGAGCAATGGCGTGGGTAGCAAATGCAGAACTTGCAAGTGCTGTTTCTAACGCTGGAGGTCTGGGAATTATTGCTTCTGGTCATGCGCCAGAAGAAGTTGTTCGTGAACAAATTAAGCAGGCAAAAGAAAAAACCAATCGTCCCTTTGGAGTTAATATTATGCTTTTATCTCCTCACGTTGAGGCAATCGTCAAAGTTGTCTGTGAGGAAGGTGTTAAAGTTGTTACAACTGGGGCTGGAAGTCCTGGAAGATATATGAAACTCTTTAAAGAGCATGGAATTACTGTAATTCCTGTGGTCGCTTCTGTTGCTTTAGCAAAACGAATGGAAAAAGATGGAGCAGATGCAATTATTGTTGAGGGAATGGAAGCCGGTGGACATATTGGTAAGCTAACCACGATGGTTTTAGTTCCACAGATTGTGGATGCTGTTTCGATTCCAGTGATTGCTGCAGGTGGTATTGGTGATGGTCGCGGAATGGCCGCGGCATTTATGCTAGGTGCTTCCGCGGTGCAATTAGGAACACGTTTCTTAGTAGCATCGGAATGTACTATTCACCAAAATTTTAAAGATGCTGTTTTAAAAGCTCGTGATATTGATACGACGGTTACTGGCCAGATTACTGGACATCCTGTTCGGACTATACGGAACAAATTAACACGTATCTATGATCAAGCTGAAAAAGAAGAAACGAGTAAAGAACAACCGGATTTTGATCGTCTAGAAGCGCTAGGTAAAGGAACACTTCGTCTAGCTGTTGTAGAAGGCGATACGAAAAATGGTTCTATGATGTCAGGTCAAATTGCTGGTTTAATCAATAAAGAGCAGACTTGTGGCGAGATTATTAATGAGTTAATGGACGAGTATCAAGTTGTGATTAAAAAGCAAGCTGATGCACTTCTAAATTAA
- a CDS encoding penicillin-binding transpeptidase domain-containing protein, which translates to MSEGKANNAIKKKKSHIPFRLNLLFFLVFFLFATLILRLGVLQLVKGEQFEAEVQRTEKTYITGNVPRGMIYDSQGRELVGNKAMQAITYTRSTQVSAVEMMKTAKVLSQYIQMTPESIADLENNPRDLQDYWAIIHEKELNKRLKKKEKKLEGAKLYDVQLSKIKPEEWQGLTSAEKQVAAIFKRMNGTYALTTTFIKSKDVLDTEIAAVSENLTELPGVDTSTDWQRIYPQEDMLKSILGSVTTEKVGLPEDQASALMAKGYARNDRVGNSYIEKQYETVLSGSKSQSETEVDANGQASDSITTYSGAKGDNLVLTINIDFQNEVEEIVKNAVSSTHASYYMADRIYVVVSNPHNGEILALVGKRYNYETDEIEDDALGTMNSQYTMGSSVKGATVLAGYMDGVITLNNSAILEQPLKFRGTESKSSYFNRAGGENQVMNDITALEVSSNSYMMQIAMRMGGQYTYTPNGNLEIDKNEVFSKLRNYYRQFGLGVETGIDLPGESTGGRPPIESSIAGLALDFSFGQFDTYTPLQLNQYISTVANGGQRIAPHVVKEVRGTDENGQLGAIKYVVEPNLLNNINVGQEEINNVKKGMYNVIYGNHKYGTGRKLKEDLVTTMAAKTGTAEAFYGGGAASYPQGTLVTNLTLVGYAPADNPEIALSVVVPYLGNDKTSVNQAVAKEVVNAYFNMKK; encoded by the coding sequence TTGTCTGAAGGAAAAGCGAATAACGCAATAAAAAAGAAAAAATCACATATTCCGTTCCGGCTAAATTTATTATTTTTTCTAGTGTTTTTCTTATTTGCGACACTTATTTTACGTTTAGGAGTGTTACAGCTTGTTAAGGGTGAGCAATTCGAGGCTGAGGTACAGCGAACAGAAAAAACCTATATTACAGGGAATGTGCCACGAGGGATGATCTATGATAGTCAAGGACGAGAATTAGTTGGGAATAAAGCGATGCAAGCTATTACATATACTCGTAGTACACAGGTTTCGGCTGTAGAAATGATGAAAACGGCAAAGGTTCTAAGTCAGTACATTCAAATGACTCCAGAAAGTATTGCTGATTTGGAGAATAATCCTAGAGATTTACAGGATTATTGGGCAATTATTCATGAAAAAGAATTAAATAAGCGTTTAAAGAAAAAAGAGAAAAAATTAGAAGGTGCTAAACTTTATGATGTTCAGCTTAGTAAGATTAAGCCAGAAGAATGGCAAGGTTTAACCTCAGCAGAAAAGCAAGTAGCTGCTATTTTTAAACGGATGAATGGAACCTATGCATTAACGACGACTTTTATTAAAAGTAAAGATGTTTTAGATACGGAGATAGCAGCAGTTAGTGAAAATTTGACTGAACTACCAGGTGTTGATACATCCACAGATTGGCAACGGATTTACCCTCAAGAAGATATGTTGAAGAGCATTTTAGGGAGCGTGACCACAGAAAAGGTCGGGTTGCCTGAAGATCAAGCAAGTGCCTTAATGGCTAAAGGATATGCTCGAAATGATCGTGTTGGCAATAGCTATATTGAAAAGCAATACGAAACAGTTTTAAGTGGTTCAAAATCTCAATCAGAAACCGAAGTTGATGCTAATGGACAAGCTTCAGATTCGATTACAACATACAGTGGTGCAAAAGGCGATAATTTAGTTCTAACAATTAACATTGATTTTCAAAATGAAGTGGAAGAGATTGTTAAAAATGCTGTTTCTTCAACTCATGCTAGTTATTATATGGCAGATCGGATTTATGTAGTTGTATCCAATCCCCACAATGGTGAGATTCTGGCTTTAGTTGGGAAAAGATATAATTATGAAACAGATGAAATTGAAGATGATGCACTAGGGACGATGAATAGCCAATACACGATGGGGTCTTCGGTGAAAGGGGCAACTGTCCTTGCGGGGTATATGGATGGTGTAATTACATTAAACAATAGTGCAATTCTTGAGCAACCATTAAAATTTAGAGGAACAGAATCTAAAAGTTCGTACTTCAATCGCGCAGGTGGCGAGAATCAAGTTATGAATGATATCACAGCTCTGGAAGTATCGTCAAATTCCTACATGATGCAGATTGCAATGCGCATGGGTGGTCAATATACCTATACCCCAAATGGGAATTTAGAGATTGATAAAAACGAAGTATTTAGTAAGCTTAGAAATTATTATCGTCAGTTTGGACTAGGAGTAGAAACCGGAATTGATTTGCCTGGAGAATCAACTGGAGGTAGGCCACCTATTGAATCAAGTATTGCTGGTTTAGCACTGGATTTTTCTTTTGGTCAGTTTGATACTTATACACCACTACAATTGAATCAGTATATTTCTACAGTTGCTAATGGAGGACAACGTATTGCACCTCATGTTGTTAAAGAAGTTCGGGGAACAGATGAAAACGGTCAGTTAGGTGCAATTAAATACGTAGTTGAGCCAAACCTATTAAACAATATTAATGTTGGGCAAGAAGAAATAAATAATGTAAAAAAAGGGATGTACAATGTCATTTATGGAAATCATAAATACGGAACAGGAAGAAAGTTGAAAGAGGATTTGGTTACCACTATGGCAGCAAAAACAGGAACAGCAGAAGCTTTTTATGGTGGTGGAGCTGCTAGTTACCCACAAGGTACGTTAGTGACGAACTTAACCTTAGTCGGGTATGCGCCAGCAGATAATCCAGAAATTGCGTTATCTGTCGTTGTTCCATACCTCGGTAATGATAAAACTAGTGTGAATCAAGCTGTTGCTAAAGAAGTAGTGAATGCTTATTTTAATATGAAAAAATAG